The Verrucomicrobiaceae bacterium genome has a window encoding:
- a CDS encoding IS1380 family transposase, translated as MAWHLDGASRYIHCDWLRQDQTLAAIFGYESLPSQSTYSRFFGKFSHARNTVVFPALQKWLFAQINVGTVTVDFDSTVITRDGSQEGAAKGYNPNRKGRNSHHPLMAFISQTRMVANAWLRPGNTAACSNCVEFMRETFDEALAGVKVGLVRGDSGFYTDEILSALEERSLNYIIAARAYSNIKNEVHGMKDWVEICPGIAVKEWRHQPADPKAKARRHIVVRKQISRRPQAGGKLLFDDLPDYRFSLHVTNLDLPLDQVWNIYNSRADCENRIKELKQDFGLDAFCLQDFWATEASFRFIMVAYNLMSLFRRFGLNSHNQATLATLRSYYFAIGGWVRQHARKRVLKLSLPGKKRPWMDARAI; from the coding sequence TTGGCTTGGCATCTGGACGGGGCTAGCCGCTACATCCACTGCGATTGGTTGCGCCAGGATCAAACGCTTGCAGCCATTTTTGGCTATGAGAGCCTGCCAAGCCAAAGCACCTACAGCCGGTTCTTCGGCAAGTTCTCTCATGCGCGCAACACGGTGGTGTTCCCAGCATTACAGAAGTGGCTCTTTGCGCAAATCAACGTGGGAACAGTGACGGTGGACTTCGACAGCACGGTCATCACGCGCGATGGCAGCCAGGAAGGCGCTGCCAAGGGCTACAACCCCAACCGCAAAGGGCGCAACTCGCACCATCCGCTCATGGCCTTCATCAGTCAGACACGGATGGTGGCCAATGCGTGGCTGCGCCCGGGCAATACGGCAGCGTGCTCCAATTGCGTCGAGTTCATGCGTGAGACTTTCGATGAGGCGCTCGCGGGAGTGAAGGTGGGCCTTGTGCGTGGCGACAGCGGTTTTTATACTGACGAAATCCTGAGCGCGTTGGAAGAGCGCAGCCTCAACTACATCATCGCCGCGCGGGCCTACTCCAACATCAAGAACGAGGTCCACGGCATGAAGGACTGGGTGGAAATCTGCCCCGGCATCGCGGTCAAAGAGTGGCGGCATCAGCCCGCCGATCCGAAGGCCAAGGCGCGTCGGCACATTGTGGTGCGCAAGCAGATCAGCCGACGCCCACAGGCCGGAGGCAAGCTGCTCTTCGACGACCTGCCCGATTACCGCTTTAGCCTGCATGTGACCAATCTCGACCTGCCGCTCGATCAGGTCTGGAACATCTACAACAGCCGGGCCGACTGCGAGAACAGGATCAAGGAACTGAAGCAAGACTTCGGGCTCGACGCGTTTTGCCTTCAGGACTTTTGGGCCACGGAGGCCTCGTTCCGCTTCATCATGGTAGCCTATAATCTGATGAGTCTGTTCCGGCGTTTTGGACTCAATAGTCACAATCAAGCCACCTTGGCGACGCTGCGATCCTATTACTTTGCAATAGGCGGTTGGGTCAGACAACACGCTCGAAAGCGAGTGCTCAAGCTCTCACTGCCTGGCAAAAAACGTCCCTGGATGGACGCTAGAGCAATTTAA
- a CDS encoding right-handed parallel beta-helix repeat-containing protein, with product MKHAPVFCALLFASALSAATIQVPRDAQSIPEALQKAKMGDVVLVAAGTYRGDLKLKNGVTLQSAGNDKKGQIGLLRAEATILEGSIEMAEKAILDGFSVTQVGKYDEQLWKHHFETKGEEQDHQSIGAAGTPGIAVATTCQVRHNIVHHIGYTGIAITAGSPLIVGNVCYRNMGGGIGSMSGSTARIEKNLCFENFYAGIGCDSASPLIQENTCHSNIRAGIGISEGSSPQVLSNRCDNNRRAGIGIRTGSDTRPVIKGNECRGNEMAGIGIEEGAQPEILNNRLIDNKLVAIGISGGSRAIITHNELRREGGMPPLIAVLEDSQASITQNTLHGGGVAAIVVKGAADISRNHFVIPGPKKHLLAFPDAQVTESENMLLTDTAFRSTLDGTEQRYVQLHPIGDKKPRTALIALHGHGSDRWQFIRDTRGECQGLRDVAAKHGLLFISPDYRAKTSWMGPAAEADVLQIITQLRQQQQIDRIFIAGGSMGGTSALIFTVLHPDLIAGVCSLNGTANMIEYAGFKAAIDTSYGSAEQRRIRSAELHAQRLSTLPVALTTGGKDTIVPPASTLRLAKQLPRVLHIHRDSGGHSTSYADTVQAMEFLLKQRP from the coding sequence ATGAAGCACGCCCCAGTCTTCTGCGCACTGCTCTTCGCCTCCGCGCTCTCGGCGGCGACCATTCAGGTGCCCAGAGACGCTCAGAGCATCCCAGAGGCACTCCAGAAGGCCAAAATGGGCGATGTCGTGCTCGTCGCGGCAGGGACCTATCGCGGTGACTTGAAGCTCAAAAACGGCGTCACGCTCCAAAGTGCCGGAAATGACAAAAAAGGCCAAATCGGCCTCCTACGAGCTGAAGCGACCATTCTCGAAGGAAGCATCGAAATGGCCGAAAAGGCCATTTTGGATGGCTTTAGCGTCACCCAGGTCGGCAAATACGACGAACAGCTCTGGAAGCACCATTTTGAAACCAAGGGCGAGGAGCAAGACCACCAGTCCATCGGCGCTGCGGGCACTCCAGGCATCGCCGTCGCCACCACATGCCAGGTGCGGCACAACATCGTCCACCACATCGGCTACACCGGCATCGCCATCACCGCAGGATCGCCGCTCATCGTGGGAAACGTCTGCTACCGGAACATGGGCGGCGGTATCGGCTCCATGAGTGGCTCCACCGCCCGCATCGAGAAGAATCTCTGCTTTGAAAACTTCTACGCCGGCATCGGCTGCGACTCCGCCAGCCCACTCATCCAGGAAAACACCTGCCATAGCAACATCCGCGCTGGCATCGGCATCAGCGAGGGCTCATCGCCCCAAGTTCTCAGCAATCGCTGCGATAACAACCGTCGTGCAGGCATCGGCATCCGCACCGGGAGCGACACACGCCCCGTGATCAAAGGCAATGAATGCCGTGGAAATGAAATGGCAGGCATCGGCATCGAAGAAGGCGCACAGCCCGAGATCCTGAACAATCGACTTATCGACAACAAACTCGTCGCCATCGGCATCAGCGGCGGATCACGGGCCATCATCACCCACAATGAACTCCGCCGCGAAGGCGGCATGCCGCCGCTCATCGCCGTGCTGGAGGACTCCCAGGCCAGCATCACACAGAACACGCTCCACGGCGGCGGAGTCGCCGCCATCGTCGTCAAAGGCGCAGCCGACATCTCCCGCAATCACTTCGTCATCCCAGGACCGAAGAAGCACCTCCTCGCCTTCCCAGATGCGCAAGTCACCGAGTCCGAGAACATGCTTCTCACCGACACCGCCTTTCGCTCCACGCTCGATGGCACCGAGCAGCGCTACGTCCAACTCCACCCCATCGGGGACAAAAAACCACGCACCGCCCTCATCGCCCTACACGGCCACGGCTCTGATCGCTGGCAATTCATCCGCGACACCCGCGGCGAGTGCCAGGGCCTGCGTGATGTCGCCGCGAAGCACGGCCTACTTTTCATTTCCCCCGATTACCGCGCCAAAACATCCTGGATGGGCCCCGCTGCGGAGGCCGATGTGCTCCAGATCATCACCCAGCTACGCCAGCAGCAGCAGATCGACCGCATCTTCATCGCTGGCGGCTCCATGGGCGGCACCTCAGCACTCATCTTCACCGTGCTACACCCAGACCTCATCGCGGGCGTGTGTAGCCTCAATGGCACCGCCAACATGATCGAGTATGCCGGTTTCAAAGCCGCCATCGACACCTCCTACGGCAGCGCAGAGCAGCGGCGCATACGCAGCGCCGAGCTGCACGCCCAGCGCCTCTCCACCCTGCCCGTAGCGCTCACTACCGGGGGAAAGGACACCATCGTCCCGCCAGCCAGCACCCTGCGCCTCGCCAAGCAGCTCCCGCGTGTCCTCCATATCCACCGTGACTCCGGTGGGCACTCGACATCGTATGCCGACACCGTGCAGGCCATGGAGTTTCTACTCAAACAGCGTCCTTGA
- a CDS encoding transposase — MPSAAVIDSQSVKGGQLPAVSCGYDAGKKIKGRKRHALTDTNGLLLGVVVTPADVQDRDGAKLLLCMFCHGFLSLLMIFADGGYAGKLETFVQSMGQLFGHGASFALGIIKKLEDQKGFVVLPRRWVIERSFGWLVKQRRLTRDHEKNPRHHEAFVYLAFIGIMARRLTSLQPVEPFAG; from the coding sequence ATGCCCAGCGCCGCTGTCATCGACAGCCAAAGCGTCAAAGGCGGGCAGCTACCGGCTGTGAGCTGCGGTTACGACGCGGGCAAGAAGATCAAGGGACGCAAGCGCCACGCGCTCACCGACACCAACGGCCTGCTGCTGGGCGTGGTGGTCACGCCCGCCGACGTGCAAGATCGTGACGGCGCAAAGCTGCTGTTGTGCATGTTTTGCCATGGCTTCCTGAGCCTGCTGATGATCTTTGCCGATGGTGGCTATGCCGGGAAGCTGGAGACCTTCGTGCAGAGCATGGGACAACTCTTCGGTCACGGAGCGAGTTTTGCCTTGGGGATCATCAAGAAGCTCGAAGACCAGAAGGGCTTCGTGGTGCTGCCGCGCCGCTGGGTCATCGAGCGCAGCTTTGGCTGGCTGGTGAAGCAACGCCGACTCACACGGGATCACGAGAAGAACCCGCGCCATCACGAAGCCTTTGTTTACCTCGCCTTCATCGGCATCATGGCCAGACGCCTCACCTCGTTACAACCTGTCGAACCTTTTGCCGGATAG
- a CDS encoding sugar phosphate isomerase/epimerase yields MHFASELAEPDLDEEIEFSFLVAKALGCTGVTTERNAILAARVAPFADKHKIWVGLHNHTNNLPDIDKFDFILDLGQYIGFNLDIGHYVAGTKGKSPIPVLEKYHDRITNLHLKDRTAEVELEYKIPEGSTAVAEVKKCV; encoded by the coding sequence ATGCACTTCGCAAGCGAGCTTGCCGAGCCCGATCTGGATGAGGAGATCGAGTTCAGCTTCCTCGTGGCCAAGGCTCTGGGCTGCACCGGCGTGACCACCGAGCGCAATGCCATCCTCGCTGCGCGTGTGGCACCCTTTGCGGACAAACACAAGATCTGGGTCGGCCTCCACAACCACACGAACAACCTGCCGGACATAGACAAGTTCGACTTCATCCTGGATCTCGGCCAATACATCGGCTTCAACCTCGACATCGGCCACTACGTCGCCGGCACCAAGGGCAAATCACCGATCCCCGTGCTGGAGAAGTATCACGACCGCATCACCAACCTGCACCTCAAAGACCGCACCGCCGAGGTCGAGCTCGAATACAAGATCCCCGAAGGCTCCACCGCCGTCGCCGAGGTGAAGAAGTGCGTGTAG
- a CDS encoding transposase — translation MQGRKVYLILDNLRVHHSKPVKEWLEQHQEQIAVHHLPSYSPELNPDERLNRALKSKLGVLPAARSERELQKQIIGQMRSCQRLPEQVRAFFKSASTQYAA, via the coding sequence ATGCAGGGGCGCAAAGTGTATCTCATCCTCGACAACCTGCGGGTGCATCACAGCAAGCCGGTGAAGGAGTGGCTGGAGCAGCATCAGGAGCAGATCGCGGTGCATCACCTGCCCAGCTACAGTCCAGAGCTCAATCCCGACGAGAGGCTCAACCGTGCGCTGAAAAGCAAACTGGGAGTGCTACCCGCCGCCCGGAGTGAGCGGGAGCTGCAAAAGCAGATCATCGGCCAGATGCGCTCATGCCAGAGGCTGCCAGAACAAGTCCGTGCCTTCTTTAAATCTGCCTCAACCCAATATGCAGCTTGA
- a CDS encoding transposase, whose translation MRRSQAQAKAEGAEIYWGDQTGVNNQPNAVRGYAPRGETPEIKQMSKRFGSSMMSAVSNRGSSRWMVYKGALDARLLIRFWSGWFARCRGAKCISSSTTCGCITASR comes from the coding sequence ATCCGCAGATCGCAGGCTCAGGCCAAGGCGGAAGGGGCCGAGATCTATTGGGGTGACCAGACCGGGGTCAACAACCAGCCCAATGCCGTGAGAGGCTACGCACCACGCGGAGAGACGCCCGAGATCAAGCAGATGTCCAAGCGCTTTGGTAGCTCGATGATGAGCGCGGTGAGCAACCGGGGGAGTTCGCGGTGGATGGTTTACAAAGGGGCACTGGACGCGCGGCTTCTCATCCGCTTTTGGAGCGGATGGTTCGCTCGATGCAGGGGCGCAAAGTGTATCTCATCCTCGACAACCTGCGGGTGCATCACAGCAAGCCGGTGA
- the carB gene encoding carbamoyl-phosphate synthase large subunit, translated as MPKDTSIKRILVIGSGPIVIGQGCEFDYSGVQACKALREEGYEVVLINSNPATIMTDPEFAFRTYIEPITPEIVEKIIIKEKPDVLLPTLGGQTALNTAMSLHRAGTLEKHGVRMIGAKPEAIEKGEDRLLFKNAMLKIGLDLPQSGVAHNMDEARKIADEIGTLPLIIRPAYTLGGTGGGIAYNREEFETITASGLDLSPVTEVLIEESLLGWKEFEMEVIRDKADNCVIICSIENLDPMGVHTGDSITVAPIQTLTDREYQIMRDFSFACIREIGVETGGSNIQFAVHPDTGRMIVIEMNPRVSRSSALASKATGFPIAKIAAKLAVGYTLDELKNDITRHTPAAFEPTIDYVVTKVPRFTFEKFPGANEVLTTQMKSVGEVMAIGRTFKESLQKALRGLEIKRFGLIGDGADKDIDDEQLETKLSVPNAERIFWLGAAFAKGWDVEKVFALTKIDRWFLRQIEEIVKEQAKLASGALAAVAESAKLAGDEITSERHNPAHGGDMQEALVQLRKAKRLGFSDRQLAIATSVPEKTIRNLRTYFSQTPTYRLVDTCAAEFEAYTPYYYSTYGIEDEVRDGDKKKVIILGGGPNRIGQGIEFDYCCVHASFALRELGFETIMVNSNPETVSTDYDTSDKLYFEPLTLEDVLNIYDRENRNDQVLGVIVQFGGQTPLNLAKGLEENGVRIIGTSPKSIELAEDRKLFAKLLDDLGLNQAPSGIATSLEEALAVTAKIGYPSLVRPSFVLGGRAMQIVYNDNELAHYMRTNLELEGASQAGASLIANKPTLSADKPLLIDRFLEDATEVDVDCITDGETTVIGAIMEHIEEAGIHSGDSACVIPPFSLTPAMQDRIRDAAKKLAKALNVRGLMNMQLAVKGDDLYVIEVNPRASRTAPFVSKAIGVPLPKLAAKIMAGKTLKELGFTQEVIPTHYSVKEAVFPFSKFPGVDIILGPEMKSTGEVMGIDPDLGLAFAKSQMAAGGTLPTKGNVFISVKEADKQNVASIAKGYADLGFTLYATPGTGQVISDAGIPVNILPKLASGQRPNVIDLMKNKDMALVINTPSGKNTREDEVKIRTATMQNRIPIMTTLRGADAALKAIKSLQGSEVQVRALQEYHS; from the coding sequence ATGCCCAAAGACACCTCCATCAAACGCATTCTCGTCATCGGTTCCGGCCCCATCGTCATCGGCCAGGGCTGTGAGTTCGACTACTCTGGCGTCCAGGCCTGCAAGGCCCTGCGCGAGGAAGGCTATGAGGTGGTGCTCATCAATTCGAACCCCGCCACGATCATGACCGATCCGGAGTTCGCCTTCCGCACCTACATCGAGCCCATCACGCCCGAGATCGTCGAGAAGATCATCATCAAAGAAAAGCCGGATGTACTCCTGCCCACGCTCGGCGGCCAGACGGCGCTGAACACCGCCATGTCGCTGCACCGGGCCGGGACGCTGGAAAAACACGGCGTGCGCATGATCGGTGCGAAGCCGGAGGCCATCGAGAAGGGCGAGGACCGTCTGCTTTTCAAAAACGCCATGCTCAAAATCGGCCTCGACCTGCCGCAGTCCGGCGTCGCGCATAACATGGACGAAGCACGCAAGATCGCCGATGAGATCGGCACGCTGCCGCTCATCATCCGCCCCGCTTACACGCTCGGTGGCACCGGCGGCGGCATCGCTTACAACCGCGAGGAGTTTGAGACCATCACCGCCAGCGGTCTCGATCTCTCGCCTGTCACGGAAGTGCTCATCGAGGAGAGCTTGCTCGGCTGGAAAGAGTTCGAGATGGAGGTCATCCGCGACAAGGCGGACAACTGCGTCATCATCTGCTCCATCGAGAATCTCGATCCCATGGGCGTGCATACCGGCGACTCCATCACCGTCGCACCGATCCAGACGCTCACGGATCGCGAATACCAAATCATGCGCGACTTCAGCTTCGCGTGCATCCGCGAGATCGGCGTGGAGACCGGCGGGTCGAACATCCAGTTCGCCGTGCATCCCGACACGGGCCGCATGATCGTCATCGAGATGAATCCTCGCGTCAGCCGCAGCTCCGCGCTCGCGTCGAAGGCCACCGGCTTCCCCATCGCGAAGATCGCCGCGAAACTCGCGGTCGGTTACACACTCGATGAGCTGAAAAACGACATCACGCGCCACACGCCCGCCGCGTTTGAGCCGACCATCGACTACGTCGTGACGAAGGTGCCGCGCTTCACCTTTGAAAAATTCCCGGGTGCCAACGAGGTGCTCACCACGCAGATGAAATCCGTCGGCGAGGTCATGGCCATCGGCCGCACCTTCAAGGAGAGCCTGCAGAAGGCCCTGCGCGGCCTGGAGATCAAGCGCTTCGGCCTCATCGGCGACGGCGCGGACAAAGACATCGACGACGAACAACTCGAAACCAAGCTCAGCGTGCCCAACGCCGAGCGCATCTTCTGGCTCGGCGCCGCCTTCGCGAAGGGCTGGGACGTGGAGAAGGTCTTCGCACTGACGAAGATCGACCGGTGGTTCTTGAGGCAGATTGAGGAGATTGTGAAGGAGCAGGCCAAATTGGCTTCCGGTGCCTTGGCCGCTGTTGCGGAGTCTGCAAAGCTTGCTGGCGACGAAATAACAAGCGAGCGGCACAATCCAGCCCATGGCGGAGACATGCAGGAGGCGCTTGTTCAGCTTCGCAAGGCCAAGCGGCTTGGTTTTTCCGACCGCCAACTCGCAATTGCTACTTCTGTGCCTGAGAAGACGATTCGCAACTTGCGCACCTATTTCTCTCAAACCCCCACCTACCGCCTCGTGGACACCTGCGCCGCCGAGTTCGAGGCTTACACGCCTTACTACTACAGCACCTACGGCATCGAGGACGAGGTGCGCGATGGCGACAAGAAAAAGGTCATCATCCTCGGCGGCGGCCCGAACCGCATCGGCCAGGGCATCGAGTTCGACTACTGCTGCGTCCATGCCAGCTTCGCCCTGCGCGAGCTCGGCTTTGAGACCATCATGGTCAATTCCAACCCCGAGACCGTCTCGACCGACTACGACACCAGCGACAAGCTCTACTTTGAGCCCCTCACGCTCGAAGACGTGCTCAACATCTACGACCGCGAAAACCGCAACGACCAGGTGCTCGGCGTCATCGTCCAGTTCGGCGGCCAGACCCCTCTCAATCTCGCCAAAGGCCTCGAAGAAAACGGCGTCCGCATCATCGGCACTTCGCCGAAGAGCATCGAACTCGCCGAAGACCGCAAACTCTTCGCCAAGCTGCTCGACGATCTCGGTTTGAACCAGGCCCCCAGCGGCATCGCCACCAGCCTGGAGGAAGCTTTGGCCGTCACCGCCAAGATCGGCTACCCCAGCCTCGTGCGCCCCAGCTTCGTGCTCGGCGGCCGCGCCATGCAGATCGTCTATAACGACAACGAACTCGCGCACTACATGCGCACGAACCTCGAGCTGGAAGGCGCCAGCCAGGCCGGAGCCTCGCTCATCGCGAACAAGCCCACGCTCTCCGCTGACAAGCCTCTGCTCATCGACCGCTTCCTCGAAGACGCCACCGAGGTCGATGTGGACTGCATCACCGACGGCGAGACCACCGTCATCGGCGCCATCATGGAGCACATCGAAGAGGCCGGCATCCACTCCGGCGACAGCGCCTGTGTCATCCCGCCCTTCAGCCTCACGCCCGCCATGCAGGACCGCATCCGCGACGCCGCCAAAAAGCTCGCCAAGGCCCTCAACGTCCGCGGTTTGATGAACATGCAGCTCGCCGTCAAAGGCGACGACCTCTACGTCATCGAGGTCAACCCGCGTGCCAGCCGCACCGCGCCCTTCGTCAGCAAGGCCATCGGCGTCCCGCTGCCCAAGCTCGCCGCCAAGATCATGGCCGGCAAAACGCTCAAAGAACTCGGCTTCACCCAGGAAGTCATCCCCACGCACTACAGCGTCAAGGAGGCCGTCTTCCCCTTCAGCAAGTTCCCCGGCGTGGACATCATCCTCGGCCCCGAGATGAAAAGCACCGGCGAGGTCATGGGCATCGACCCCGACCTCGGCCTCGCCTTCGCCAAGAGCCAGATGGCCGCCGGCGGCACCCTGCCCACGAAGGGCAACGTCTTCATCAGCGTGAAGGAAGCCGACAAGCAAAACGTCGCCAGCATCGCCAAAGGCTACGCCGACCTCGGCTTCACCCTCTACGCCACCCCCGGCACCGGCCAGGTCATCAGCGACGCCGGCATCCCGGTCAACATCCTCCCCAAACTCGCCAGCGGCCAGCGCCCCAACGTCATCGACCTGATGAAAAACAAAGACATGGCCCTCGTCATCAACACCCCGTCCGGAAAGAACACGCGTGAGGATGAGGTCAAAATCCGCACCGCCACGATGCAGAATCGCATTCCGATCATGACCACGCTGCGTGGTGCTGATGCGGCCCTCAAGGCGATCAAGTCACTGCAAGGCAGCGAGGTGCAGGTGAGGGCTTTGCAGGAGTATCATTCTTAA
- the proC gene encoding pyrroline-5-carboxylate reductase: protein MKIGLIGCGKMGGALLRGVETALGAAEVSVTLCDAVPEAVDSLKKGLNCACEAGLAAEVAEKSEVVILAVKPADVEKLCLELGKAKNRPLYLSIAAGVSVEKLEKWLGSGQRVIRSMPNTPALVGAGAAAFCRGTHATAADAEMAKSLLGAVGTADEVSEKLINAVTGLSGSGPAYVYTVIEALADGGVLMGLPRVAAQRLAAQTVLGAAKMVLETGKHPAALRDEVTSPGGTTIAGLEQLEKHGLRNALLQAVRRATERAGELG, encoded by the coding sequence ATGAAAATCGGACTTATCGGCTGTGGGAAAATGGGCGGGGCACTGCTGCGGGGCGTGGAGACGGCGCTGGGAGCAGCGGAGGTGAGCGTGACGCTGTGCGATGCGGTGCCGGAGGCGGTCGATTCGCTGAAAAAGGGCCTAAATTGTGCCTGTGAGGCCGGTCTGGCAGCCGAAGTGGCCGAAAAGAGCGAGGTGGTGATTTTGGCGGTAAAACCGGCGGATGTGGAAAAACTGTGCCTAGAGCTCGGAAAGGCGAAAAATCGGCCTCTTTACCTCAGCATCGCAGCGGGCGTTTCGGTGGAAAAACTGGAAAAATGGCTGGGAAGCGGCCAGCGGGTGATTCGCAGCATGCCGAACACGCCCGCGCTGGTCGGGGCGGGTGCGGCGGCTTTTTGTCGTGGCACGCACGCGACGGCGGCGGACGCGGAAATGGCGAAAAGCCTGCTGGGAGCCGTGGGCACGGCGGATGAGGTTTCAGAAAAGCTGATCAATGCCGTGACGGGCCTGAGCGGTAGTGGTCCGGCCTATGTCTATACCGTGATCGAGGCGCTGGCGGATGGCGGCGTGCTGATGGGGCTGCCGCGTGTGGCGGCGCAGCGGCTGGCGGCGCAGACAGTGCTGGGAGCGGCGAAAATGGTGCTGGAGACGGGGAAACACCCGGCTGCACTGCGGGATGAGGTGACCAGCCCCGGTGGGACGACGATCGCGGGCCTAGAGCAGCTCGAAAAGCATGGTCTGCGCAATGCACTGCTGCAGGCGGTGCGGCGTGCGACGGAGCGTGCGGGTGAGCTGGGCTGA
- a CDS encoding MBL fold metallo-hydrolase, whose amino-acid sequence MSAKPDLTIDFWDVGQADCTVITLPNGSLILIDVGRRGSPVVDWLTERRPPARVAAIVLTHNHADHAGAMPSVVANHQSSIGAVWMLQDRPINDPTFAKVFRSVDEAEARGCF is encoded by the coding sequence GTGAGTGCTAAGCCCGACCTGACCATAGATTTTTGGGATGTCGGCCAAGCCGATTGCACGGTTATCACACTTCCTAATGGAAGCCTCATCTTGATTGATGTCGGCAGGAGAGGGAGTCCAGTTGTCGATTGGCTCACCGAGCGAAGACCTCCCGCTCGTGTAGCTGCCATCGTGCTCACTCATAATCATGCGGATCACGCCGGTGCGATGCCATCCGTTGTTGCCAACCATCAGTCCAGCATCGGTGCTGTATGGATGCTTCAAGATCGCCCCATCAACGACCCGACGTTCGCAAAGGTCTTCCGGTCCGTTGACGAAGCTGAGGCCAGAGGATGCTTCTGA
- a CDS encoding YkgJ family cysteine cluster protein: protein MTYDPKACITCGACCCHFSVSFYWQEAELRGIDEATLVQITPWRVAFAGTVSQPVRCVHFNGAVGEESFCRIYEQRPHPCRELQPGDEKCQKARAAHGLPALERASMSS, encoded by the coding sequence ATGACCTACGATCCGAAAGCCTGCATCACCTGCGGTGCCTGTTGCTGCCACTTCAGTGTCTCGTTTTACTGGCAGGAGGCGGAACTGCGCGGGATCGACGAGGCCACACTGGTGCAGATCACTCCGTGGCGGGTGGCTTTCGCCGGGACGGTGAGCCAGCCAGTACGCTGCGTGCATTTCAATGGCGCGGTGGGTGAGGAATCCTTCTGCCGCATCTACGAGCAGCGCCCGCATCCCTGCCGTGAGCTCCAGCCCGGCGATGAGAAGTGCCAAAAAGCCCGTGCCGCGCATGGCCTGCCTGCCCTGGAGCGGGCCTCAATGAGTAGCTAG
- a CDS encoding winged helix-turn-helix domain-containing protein: protein MHPRTVQQWKRHQRQHGTAALLCDERGRKHGDKRLMSAEQEKEVRRLITDRLPEQLKLPFALWTRKAVAQLLDKRFGFKLPVRTMGLYLKRWGFTPQKPLKKAYEQRPKEVQAWLEQKYPQIAGSGQGGRGRDLLG from the coding sequence GTGCATCCCCGCACTGTCCAGCAGTGGAAGCGGCACCAGCGCCAACACGGCACCGCAGCCCTGCTGTGCGACGAGCGCGGCAGGAAACATGGGGATAAACGGCTCATGAGCGCCGAGCAGGAGAAGGAAGTGCGCAGGCTCATCACCGACAGGTTGCCCGAGCAGTTGAAGCTGCCCTTTGCACTATGGACCCGCAAAGCTGTCGCCCAACTGCTGGACAAGCGCTTCGGGTTCAAGCTGCCCGTGCGCACCATGGGGCTGTATTTGAAGCGCTGGGGGTTCACACCCCAGAAGCCATTGAAGAAGGCCTACGAGCAGCGACCCAAGGAAGTCCAGGCGTGGCTGGAGCAGAAGTATCCGCAGATCGCAGGCTCAGGCCAAGGCGGAAGGGGCCGAGATCTATTGGGGTGA
- a CDS encoding helix-turn-helix domain-containing protein, which produces MATLSLDLRQRIISTCDRGEGPQEQIARRYGVSYGMVKKLLQQRRKTGCIKPRHHLAGRKRRSCPNTASPSASNSSVNLT; this is translated from the coding sequence ATGGCCACTCTCTCCCTAGATCTTCGTCAACGCATTATCAGCACCTGCGACCGCGGTGAAGGCCCGCAGGAACAGATTGCCCGGCGCTATGGGGTCTCCTATGGCATGGTCAAAAAGCTGCTCCAGCAGCGTCGCAAGACCGGTTGCATCAAGCCTCGACATCACCTTGCCGGACGCAAAAGAAGATCGTGTCCGAACACCGCATCGCCATCCGCAAGCAACTCCAGCGTAAACCTGACATGA